A section of the Streptomyces sp. NBC_00178 genome encodes:
- a CDS encoding YidH family protein codes for MSGFVRGLRLWFAPERIREEGDTPDYRFSLANERTFLAWIRTALALIGGGFAVDQFLPGLAWGVRAGLALGLLAAGVLCALRAVDHWVRCERAMRRGEDLPASRFPALLSLVVAVVAVAMVVVVLFGWGGR; via the coding sequence GTGAGCGGCTTCGTGCGGGGGCTGCGGCTGTGGTTCGCGCCGGAGCGGATCCGCGAGGAGGGGGACACACCGGACTACCGCTTCTCCCTGGCCAACGAGCGCACCTTCCTCGCCTGGATCCGGACCGCTCTCGCCCTGATCGGGGGCGGCTTCGCGGTCGATCAGTTCCTGCCGGGCCTGGCCTGGGGCGTCCGGGCCGGGCTGGCCCTCGGGCTGCTGGCGGCGGGGGTGCTCTGCGCGCTCCGGGCCGTGGACCACTGGGTGCGGTGCGAGCGGGCGATGCGGCGTGGCGAGGATCTGCCCGCCTCGCGCTTCCCGGCGCTGCTGAGCCTGGTCGTCGCCGTGGTGGCGGTCGCGATGGTGGTGGTCGTCCTGTTCGGCTGGGGGGGCCGGTGA
- a CDS encoding DUF202 domain-containing protein, whose protein sequence is MTGPARDPGLQPERTRLAWRRTTLACTVVALLAGRQALHGGARPAGVLAVALSLMAWLGFLAVAHRRVTGMGSARPAPLSPRHALTAAGCTIALAVFGAATLF, encoded by the coding sequence GTGACCGGTCCGGCGCGCGATCCGGGTCTCCAGCCGGAACGGACGCGGCTGGCCTGGCGGCGCACGACGCTGGCGTGCACCGTGGTGGCTCTGCTGGCGGGGCGGCAGGCCCTGCACGGCGGTGCGAGGCCGGCCGGTGTCCTCGCGGTGGCGCTGAGCCTGATGGCCTGGCTGGGCTTCCTCGCGGTGGCACACCGCCGGGTCACGGGCATGGGCAGCGCACGGCCCGCCCCCCTGTCGCCGCGCCACGCGCTGACGGCGGCCGGGTGCACCATCGCGCTCGCGGTGTTCGGCGCCGCCACGCTCTTCTGA
- a CDS encoding phosphotransferase family protein, whose translation MSPVHPPGLDLDLLRGHLDRERPGLVDGPLDARVVEGGRSNLTYVVTDGSGQWVVRRPPLGHVLATAHDMKREHRVISALHPTAVPVPRPVLLCEDDSVVGSPFYVMEYVEGTPYRTAEQLAPLGAERTRAVVLGLVDTLVDLHAVDPASVGLGDFGRPDGFLDRQLRRWGKQLDASRNRELAGIDELHASLGRELPLSPAPTVVHGDYRLDNVLIGDDDRINAVLDWEMSTLGDPLTDLGLLVMYSSDLDLPESPVSTTSGAPGHPSPAELVRRYAERSGRDTSAISWYTAFAWFKLAVILEGIHYRYTLGQTVGAGFDRIGDLVPVFIAHGLTTLQEG comes from the coding sequence ATGAGCCCAGTCCATCCGCCAGGTCTCGATCTGGACCTGCTGCGCGGCCATCTCGACCGCGAGCGGCCGGGGCTGGTCGACGGGCCCCTCGACGCACGGGTCGTCGAGGGCGGACGCTCGAACCTCACGTACGTCGTCACCGACGGCTCCGGGCAGTGGGTCGTGCGCAGGCCGCCGCTGGGTCACGTCCTCGCCACCGCGCACGACATGAAGCGCGAGCACCGCGTGATCAGCGCCCTGCACCCGACGGCGGTCCCGGTGCCGCGGCCGGTCCTGCTCTGCGAGGACGACTCGGTCGTCGGCTCGCCGTTCTACGTCATGGAGTACGTCGAGGGGACGCCGTACCGCACCGCCGAGCAGCTCGCCCCGCTCGGCGCGGAGCGCACCCGCGCAGTCGTGCTGGGGCTCGTCGACACGCTGGTGGACCTGCACGCGGTGGATCCCGCGAGCGTCGGCCTGGGCGACTTCGGCCGCCCGGACGGCTTCCTGGACCGGCAGCTGCGGCGCTGGGGCAAGCAACTGGACGCGTCCCGCAACCGCGAACTCGCGGGCATCGACGAGCTGCACGCCTCGCTCGGCCGGGAGCTTCCCCTCTCCCCCGCGCCCACCGTCGTCCACGGCGACTACCGCCTGGACAACGTGCTGATCGGCGACGACGACCGGATCAACGCCGTGCTGGACTGGGAGATGTCGACGCTCGGCGACCCGCTGACCGACCTCGGGCTGCTGGTCATGTACAGCTCCGACCTGGACCTGCCCGAGTCGCCGGTCTCCACGACGAGCGGGGCGCCGGGCCATCCCAGCCCCGCCGAGCTGGTCCGGCGCTACGCGGAGCGCTCCGGTCGCGACACCTCCGCGATCTCCTGGTACACGGCCTTCGCGTGGTTCAAGCTCGCCGTGATCCTCGAGGGCATCCACTACCGCTACACGCTGGGCCAGACGGTCGGTGCCGGCTTCGACCGCATCGGCGACCTGGTCCCCGTCTTCATCGCGCACGGCCTCACCACCCTCCAGGAAGGCTGA
- a CDS encoding acyl-CoA dehydrogenase family protein, which produces MDFAFDARTEELRTRLLAFMDEHVYPAEAVAEEQRAQLASPWDTPRIVADLKAEAHRQGLWNLFLPDAEYGAGLTNLQYAPLAEITGRSPHLAPTALNCAAPDTGNMEVLSQFGSEEQKKQWLEPLLAGEIRSAFAMTEPEVASSDATNIETRIARDGDDYVINGRKWYISGAMNPDCAVFIVMGKTDPDGEDIRRQQSMILVPRDTPGLEVRRAMQVYGYEDHSHGGHAEVVFTDVRVPASNLVGEEGGGFAIAQARLGPGRIHHCMRLIGMAERAIELMCRRAVARNAFGKPLAQQGVVQNWIADARVTVEQLRLLVLKTAWLMDSVGNRGAHTEIQSIKIATPRAVCEILDRAVQLYGAGGVSQDFPLAELWASARTLRLADGPDEVHQRSLARREIKKYL; this is translated from the coding sequence GTGGACTTCGCATTCGACGCCCGTACCGAGGAGCTGCGCACCAGGCTGCTCGCGTTCATGGACGAGCACGTGTACCCCGCCGAGGCGGTCGCCGAGGAGCAGCGCGCACAGCTCGCCTCGCCGTGGGACACCCCCCGGATCGTGGCGGACCTCAAGGCGGAGGCACACCGGCAGGGCCTGTGGAACCTCTTCCTCCCGGACGCGGAGTACGGCGCCGGGCTGACGAACCTCCAGTACGCCCCGCTGGCCGAGATCACCGGCCGCAGCCCGCACCTGGCGCCCACCGCGCTGAACTGCGCGGCTCCGGACACCGGGAACATGGAGGTGCTCTCCCAGTTCGGCTCCGAGGAGCAGAAGAAGCAGTGGCTGGAGCCGCTGCTGGCCGGCGAGATCCGCTCGGCGTTCGCGATGACGGAGCCCGAGGTGGCCTCGTCGGACGCGACGAACATCGAGACGCGGATCGCGCGCGACGGCGACGACTACGTGATCAACGGGCGCAAGTGGTACATCTCCGGGGCGATGAACCCCGACTGCGCGGTCTTCATCGTGATGGGCAAGACGGACCCGGACGGCGAGGACATCCGACGCCAGCAGTCGATGATCCTGGTCCCGCGCGACACCCCGGGCCTGGAGGTGCGCCGGGCGATGCAGGTGTACGGCTACGAGGACCATTCGCACGGCGGCCACGCCGAGGTCGTGTTCACGGACGTACGCGTGCCCGCGTCGAACCTGGTCGGCGAGGAGGGCGGCGGCTTCGCCATCGCCCAGGCGCGGCTGGGTCCGGGCCGCATCCACCACTGCATGCGGCTGATCGGGATGGCCGAGCGGGCGATCGAGCTGATGTGCCGGCGGGCCGTCGCCCGTAACGCCTTCGGCAAGCCGCTCGCCCAGCAGGGCGTCGTCCAGAACTGGATCGCGGACGCCCGGGTGACGGTCGAGCAGTTGCGGCTGCTGGTGCTGAAGACGGCCTGGCTGATGGACTCGGTGGGCAACCGCGGGGCGCACACCGAGATCCAGTCGATCAAGATCGCCACCCCGCGCGCGGTCTGCGAGATCCTCGACCGGGCGGTGCAGCTGTACGGCGCCGGGGGCGTCAGCCAGGACTTCCCGCTGGCCGAACTCTGGGCCTCGGCGCGGACACTGCGGCTGGCGGACGGCCCCGACGAGGTGCACCAGCGGTCGCTGGCACGGCGGGAGATCAAGAAGTACCTGTGA
- a CDS encoding M28 family metallopeptidase: MRPVRLRSLPAVALAATALLAAAAPAVHAEPAAPAVAAAAPDIPLANVKAHLTQLQSIATANGGNRAHGRTGYKASIDYVKAKLDAAGYTTALQQFTSGGATGYNLIADWPGGDPNKILMAGSHLDSVTSGAGINDNGSGSAAVLETALAVSRAQLAPDKHLRFAWWGAEELGLVGSKYYVNNLASTERSKLAGYLNFDMIGSPNPGYFVYDDDPVIEQTFKDYYAGLSIPTEIETEGDGRSDHAPFKSAGVPVGGLFSGADYTKTSAQAQKWGGTAGQAFDRCYHSSCDTTANINDTALDRNSDAVAHAIWTLSAGTGTPPTGTVFSNAANYNVPDNGAAVTSPVAVTGRTGNAPSALKVGVDIKHTYRGDLVVDLLAPDGTAYRLKNSSSSDSADNVIATYTVNASSEVANGTWKLQVRDVAAQDTGYIDSWQLTF, encoded by the coding sequence ATGAGACCTGTACGCCTCAGATCCCTGCCCGCCGTCGCGCTCGCCGCGACCGCGCTGCTGGCAGCCGCGGCCCCCGCGGTCCACGCGGAACCCGCCGCCCCCGCGGTGGCGGCGGCCGCCCCCGACATCCCCCTCGCCAACGTCAAGGCGCACCTCACGCAGCTGCAGTCGATCGCCACCGCCAACGGCGGCAACCGGGCCCACGGGCGCACCGGTTACAAGGCGTCGATCGACTACGTGAAGGCGAAGCTGGACGCGGCCGGATACACGACGGCGCTCCAGCAGTTCACCTCCGGCGGCGCCACCGGGTACAACCTCATCGCCGACTGGCCGGGCGGTGACCCGAACAAGATCCTCATGGCGGGCTCGCACCTCGACTCGGTGACCTCGGGAGCCGGGATCAACGACAACGGTTCCGGATCGGCGGCGGTGCTGGAGACCGCCCTCGCGGTCTCCCGCGCGCAGCTCGCGCCCGACAAGCACCTGCGCTTCGCCTGGTGGGGAGCCGAGGAGCTGGGCCTCGTCGGATCGAAGTACTACGTCAACAACCTGGCCTCCACCGAGCGTTCCAAGCTCGCCGGATACCTCAACTTCGACATGATCGGCTCGCCCAACCCGGGCTACTTCGTCTACGACGACGACCCGGTCATCGAGCAGACCTTCAAGGACTACTACGCGGGTCTGTCGATACCCACGGAGATCGAGACCGAGGGCGACGGGCGTTCCGACCACGCCCCGTTCAAGAGCGCGGGCGTCCCGGTGGGCGGCCTGTTCTCCGGAGCGGACTACACGAAGACGAGCGCGCAGGCCCAGAAGTGGGGCGGCACGGCCGGCCAGGCCTTCGACCGCTGCTACCACTCGTCGTGCGACACGACGGCGAACATCAACGACACGGCCCTGGACCGCAACAGCGACGCGGTGGCCCACGCGATATGGACCCTGTCCGCCGGTACGGGCACCCCGCCGACCGGGACGGTCTTCAGCAACGCCGCCAACTACAACGTGCCCGACAACGGCGCCGCGGTGACCTCGCCGGTCGCGGTGACCGGGCGCACGGGCAACGCCCCGTCCGCGCTGAAGGTCGGTGTGGACATCAAGCACACCTACCGCGGTGACCTGGTCGTCGACCTCCTCGCCCCCGACGGCACGGCCTACCGGCTGAAGAACTCCAGCAGCAGCGACTCCGCGGACAACGTGATCGCGACGTACACGGTCAACGCGTCGAGCGAGGTCGCCAACGGCACCTGGAAGCTCCAGGTCAGGGATGTCGCCGCGCAGGACACCGGCTACATCGACAGCTGGCAGCTCACCTTCTGA
- a CDS encoding TetR/AcrR family transcriptional regulator: MAKATDGDGVPVPQRLLAAATRLFAERGYDRTSVQEIVEAAGVTKGALYHYFGSKEDLLQEVYARVLRLQQERLDAFADAEAPVEERLRDAAADVVVTTIDNLDDASIFFRSMHHLSPEKNKQVRIERRRYHERFRALIEEGQRAGVFSSATPADLVVDYHFGSVHHLSTWYRPDGPLSQREVADHLADLLLRALRP; encoded by the coding sequence ATGGCCAAGGCGACGGACGGGGACGGTGTGCCCGTCCCCCAGAGGCTGCTGGCCGCCGCCACCCGCCTCTTCGCGGAGCGCGGATACGACCGCACCTCCGTCCAGGAGATCGTCGAGGCGGCGGGGGTCACCAAGGGCGCCCTCTACCACTACTTCGGATCCAAGGAGGACCTCCTCCAGGAGGTGTACGCCCGTGTGCTGCGGCTCCAGCAGGAGCGCCTCGACGCGTTCGCCGACGCCGAGGCGCCCGTGGAGGAGCGGCTGCGGGACGCCGCGGCCGACGTCGTCGTCACGACCATCGACAACCTCGACGACGCCTCCATCTTCTTCCGCTCCATGCACCACCTGAGCCCGGAGAAGAACAAGCAGGTGCGCATCGAGCGCCGCCGCTACCACGAGCGCTTCCGGGCCCTGATCGAGGAGGGGCAGCGGGCAGGGGTGTTCTCCTCCGCGACCCCGGCCGACCTCGTCGTCGACTACCACTTCGGCTCGGTGCACCACCTCTCCACGTGGTACCGCCCGGACGGCCCGCTCAGCCAGCGGGAGGTCGCCGACCACCTGGCGGACCTGCTGCTGAGGGCGCTGCGCCCCTGA
- a CDS encoding AMP-binding protein — MTESIYAAKPWTALLSEAQLAPVHPAETVVHAFRDAVGRAPDHTALAYFDGRLSYREADALSDSVAGHLAAEGLERGDRVAVMLQNTPHFVIAVLGAWKAGATVVPLNPMYKSGEVGHVLEDARAAALICSDRAWASYLRATAEAAPAVRIAVTACELDLQSADDPRVLDFERMPAPGPDDWACDLLDVARRGLAAPADRELAAADTALISYTSGTSGTPKGAMNSHGNIMVNAERQRAGHPVAEGSAYFALAPLFHITGMVCQLAACVANAGTLVLAYRFEAGVVLEAFAEHRPAYTVGPSTAFMALAAHPDVTREHFASFQVISSGGAPLPPALVERFREGFGPYIRNGYGLTECTAPCASVPPEHEAPVDPVSGTLSVGVPGPDTLVRIIDEKGDDVPFGEQGEIAVRGPQVVSGYWNLPEATEASFPGGELRTGDIGFMDSAGWLYVVDRKKDMINASGFKVWPREVEDVLYTHPAVREAAVVGVPDAYRGETVRAYVSLRPGAVADAAGLGAYCKERLAAYKYPREVEILTELPKTASGKILRRELRSPR, encoded by the coding sequence ATGACCGAGTCGATCTACGCGGCGAAGCCCTGGACGGCGCTGCTCAGCGAGGCCCAGCTGGCCCCCGTGCACCCCGCCGAGACCGTGGTGCACGCCTTCCGTGACGCCGTCGGGCGGGCCCCGGACCACACCGCGCTCGCCTACTTCGACGGACGCCTCAGTTATCGCGAGGCCGACGCGCTCTCGGACTCCGTCGCCGGACACCTGGCGGCCGAGGGGCTGGAACGCGGCGACCGGGTGGCGGTCATGCTGCAGAACACCCCGCACTTCGTGATCGCCGTGCTCGGCGCCTGGAAGGCCGGTGCGACGGTCGTCCCCCTCAACCCGATGTACAAGTCCGGCGAGGTCGGGCACGTACTGGAGGACGCGCGGGCCGCCGCGCTGATCTGCTCCGACCGGGCCTGGGCGTCCTACCTCCGGGCCACCGCCGAGGCCGCCCCGGCCGTGCGGATCGCGGTCACCGCCTGCGAGCTCGACCTCCAGTCGGCCGACGACCCGCGTGTCCTGGACTTCGAGCGGATGCCCGCGCCCGGCCCGGACGACTGGGCGTGCGACCTGCTGGACGTGGCCCGCCGGGGCCTCGCCGCCCCCGCGGACCGGGAACTCGCCGCCGCGGACACCGCCCTGATCAGCTACACCTCCGGGACGAGCGGCACCCCCAAGGGCGCCATGAACTCCCACGGCAACATCATGGTCAACGCGGAGCGGCAGCGCGCGGGCCACCCCGTCGCCGAGGGTTCGGCCTACTTCGCCCTCGCACCGCTCTTCCACATCACGGGCATGGTGTGCCAGCTCGCCGCCTGCGTCGCGAACGCCGGCACGCTGGTCCTCGCCTACCGCTTCGAGGCCGGCGTCGTCCTGGAGGCCTTCGCCGAGCACCGCCCCGCCTACACCGTCGGCCCGTCGACCGCCTTCATGGCGCTCGCCGCGCATCCGGACGTCACGCGGGAGCACTTCGCGTCGTTCCAGGTGATCTCCTCCGGCGGCGCACCCCTGCCGCCGGCGCTGGTCGAGAGGTTCCGCGAGGGCTTCGGCCCGTACATCCGCAACGGCTACGGGCTCACCGAGTGCACCGCGCCCTGCGCGTCCGTGCCCCCGGAGCACGAGGCGCCCGTCGACCCGGTGTCCGGAACCCTGTCGGTCGGCGTCCCCGGGCCCGACACGCTGGTGCGGATCATCGACGAGAAGGGCGACGACGTCCCGTTCGGCGAGCAGGGCGAGATCGCCGTGCGCGGTCCCCAGGTCGTGTCCGGCTACTGGAACCTGCCCGAGGCCACCGAGGCGTCCTTCCCCGGCGGGGAACTGCGCACCGGCGACATCGGCTTCATGGACTCCGCGGGCTGGCTGTACGTCGTCGACCGCAAGAAGGACATGATCAACGCCTCCGGCTTCAAGGTCTGGCCGCGCGAGGTCGAGGACGTCCTCTACACCCACCCGGCGGTGCGCGAGGCGGCCGTCGTGGGCGTCCCCGACGCCTACCGCGGCGAGACGGTCCGGGCCTACGTCAGTCTGCGTCCGGGCGCGGTGGCGGACGCCGCCGGGCTCGGCGCGTACTGCAAGGAGCGGCTGGCCGCGTACAAGTACCCCCGCGAAGTGGAGATCCTGACGGAACTCCCCAAGACGGCGAGTGGGAAGATCCTGAGGCGGGAACTGCGTTCCCCCCGGTAG
- a CDS encoding SDR family oxidoreductase: MSTVQGAGVVVTGAGGGIGAALARRFAAEGARVVVNDLKADRVEALAEEIGGTVVAGDASTVVDAAREALGGTVDVYCANAGLASGGDAFADEDVWAAAWDVNVMAHVRAAKALLPQWLERGSGRFVSTASAAGLLTMIGAAPYSVSKHGAVAFAEWLSLTYRHRGIKVHTICPQGVRTDMLTAAGSAGDLVLAPTAIEPEAVADALFDAMEQDRFMVLPHPEVAGYYRARAKDPDHWLGNMNHLQQKWEEAGA; the protein is encoded by the coding sequence ATGAGTACGGTGCAGGGCGCTGGCGTAGTGGTGACCGGAGCCGGAGGCGGCATCGGAGCCGCCCTGGCCCGCAGATTCGCCGCGGAGGGCGCGCGGGTCGTCGTCAACGACCTGAAGGCGGACCGGGTCGAGGCCCTCGCCGAGGAGATCGGCGGCACCGTCGTCGCCGGCGACGCGTCCACCGTCGTGGACGCCGCACGCGAGGCCCTCGGCGGCACCGTGGACGTCTACTGCGCCAATGCCGGACTCGCCTCGGGAGGCGACGCCTTCGCCGACGAGGACGTGTGGGCGGCCGCCTGGGACGTCAACGTGATGGCGCACGTCCGCGCCGCCAAGGCCCTGCTGCCCCAGTGGCTGGAGCGCGGCAGCGGCCGTTTCGTCTCCACCGCCTCCGCGGCGGGTCTGCTCACGATGATCGGAGCGGCTCCGTACAGCGTGTCCAAGCACGGCGCCGTCGCCTTCGCCGAGTGGCTCTCCCTGACCTACCGGCACCGTGGCATCAAGGTCCACACGATCTGTCCCCAGGGGGTGCGTACGGACATGCTCACGGCGGCCGGATCGGCGGGCGACCTCGTCCTCGCCCCCACCGCGATCGAACCGGAGGCGGTCGCCGACGCGCTGTTCGACGCCATGGAGCAGGACCGCTTCATGGTGCTGCCGCACCCCGAGGTGGCCGGCTACTACCGCGCCCGCGCCAAGGACCCCGACCACTGGCTCGGCAACATGAACCACCTGCAGCAGAAGTGGGAGGAGGCCGGAGCATGA
- a CDS encoding exo-beta-N-acetylmuramidase NamZ family protein — protein MTLSRRGVLAVGGAIGALAATAAGPGTAAAAGRGHGAGHGGVRTGFDRLASDGYRVLAGEKVGIVTNPTGITSDVRHIVDVMHPDDRVNLTAVFGPEHGFRGTAQAGGSEGRYDDPATGLPVYDTYLKSGQALADIFTASGVDTVVFDIQDAGARFYTYIWTLYDCMEAAALAGKRFVVLDRPNPVTGRAALGPVLDRAFASFVGRREISQAHGMTVAELALLFNSEFLADRPVELDVVKMSGWRRGDFFDATGLPWVPPSPNMPTPETALVYSGTCLFEGTLLSEGRGTTRPFELLGAEGVDHRWAAAANALDLPGVAFREAYFTPTFSKFQGKTVGGVQVHVQDREVFDPVRTGIALLVTAKRTWSGFGWRPDNAIDRLSGNTRVRTMIDAGAGTDEVVGAWQADLAGFRATRKGYLLYR, from the coding sequence ATGACCCTGTCCAGGCGTGGTGTGCTGGCCGTCGGCGGAGCGATCGGGGCCCTCGCGGCCACCGCCGCCGGGCCAGGGACGGCCGCGGCGGCGGGCCGGGGGCACGGAGCCGGACACGGTGGTGTCCGCACCGGCTTCGACCGGCTGGCCTCCGACGGCTACCGGGTGCTGGCCGGGGAGAAGGTCGGCATCGTCACGAACCCCACCGGGATCACCTCGGACGTCCGGCACATCGTCGACGTGATGCATCCCGACGACCGGGTGAACCTGACCGCGGTCTTCGGACCCGAGCACGGCTTCCGCGGGACGGCACAGGCGGGCGGCTCCGAGGGGCGCTACGACGACCCCGCGACCGGGCTCCCGGTCTACGACACGTATCTGAAGAGCGGGCAGGCCCTCGCCGACATCTTCACGGCCTCCGGGGTCGACACCGTGGTGTTCGACATCCAGGACGCGGGGGCCCGCTTCTACACGTACATCTGGACGCTGTACGACTGCATGGAGGCGGCGGCGCTCGCCGGCAAGCGGTTCGTCGTGCTGGACCGGCCGAACCCGGTCACCGGCCGCGCCGCCCTGGGGCCCGTGCTCGACCGGGCCTTCGCCTCGTTCGTGGGCCGCCGGGAGATCTCCCAGGCGCACGGCATGACGGTCGCGGAGCTGGCACTGCTCTTCAACTCCGAGTTCCTGGCGGACCGCCCCGTGGAGCTGGACGTCGTGAAGATGTCGGGCTGGCGGCGCGGCGACTTCTTCGACGCGACGGGTCTGCCGTGGGTCCCGCCGAGCCCCAACATGCCGACCCCGGAGACGGCGCTGGTCTACTCGGGTACGTGTCTGTTCGAGGGCACGCTCCTCTCCGAGGGCCGGGGCACGACTCGGCCCTTCGAGCTGCTGGGCGCGGAAGGCGTCGACCACCGCTGGGCGGCCGCCGCGAACGCGCTGGATCTGCCCGGGGTGGCGTTCCGCGAGGCCTACTTCACGCCGACGTTCTCCAAGTTCCAGGGGAAGACGGTGGGCGGGGTCCAGGTGCACGTCCAGGACCGGGAGGTCTTCGACCCGGTACGCACCGGGATCGCGCTGCTGGTCACGGCGAAGCGGACCTGGAGCGGCTTCGGCTGGCGGCCCGACAACGCGATCGACCGGCTCTCGGGCAACACCCGGGTGCGCACGATGATCGACGCGGGGGCCGGCACCGACGAGGTGGTGGGTGCGTGGCAGGCCGACCTGGCCGGGTTCCGCGCGACACGCAAGGGCTACCTGCTCTACCGCTGA